AGCCGCATACTACTAGCGAAACCAATTAACCATCTTCTCTCCAAATCTGATTACCGTAGCAGCCTGAGCCCATTCAGAATAACCAGAATTGTACTTCCTTCATGACCTACCACACCCAGAGGCAATGCAACGTCTTGGAGGAAGTTACCAACAATTAAAGCCAGAATAACGGAGATGGCAAAAAACATATTCTGCTTCACCGTGCGCTGTGCTCGACGAGCCTGCCCAATCACCCAAGCGATCTCTTCAATGTTATCGTTCATGAGTACCGCATCAGCGACCTCCAGTGCAGTTCCGCTGCCGGACAATCCCATCCCCATACCCACAGTAGCTGCTGCAAGTGCCGGTGCATCATTGACACCATCCCCTACCATCAGCACAGGACCATACTGTTTGCGGAGTGCTTGTACCTGCTTCACCTTATCTCCAGGTAGCAAGTCTGCATAGACCATGCTTACTCCAGTTTCACGCGCAATTACAGAAGCTGATCTGGCTCGATCTCCTGTTAACATGGCAACTTTTACACCCATCGCTTCAAGCTTTTTCACTGCAGCTGCTGCCTGTGGCCGTACCGTGTCCCGCATCGCGATCAGCCCGACTAATTCACCATCAGCCATAACAACGGATACGGTTTTCCCCTCCCCCTCAAGACGGGAGCATATATCGCCCCACTCAGAAGATACCTTCACATGGTTAGCACCATGTTCATCTGTATCATCAACGTTGCTGTCTTTCATCTCCTCTGACTGCATTGATCTAAGTACATCTGTTTTGCCAATGCTCCAGACCACATCGTTTATCGTTCCTTCGATGCCCCAGCCTGTTAGAGCCTGTACGTGCTCCGCTTCCTGAAGTGTAATGTTTTCCTTGTTCGCCTGATCTACGATGGCACGAGCCAAAGGATGCATGGAGAGGTTCTCAATCGCCGCTACCGCAGCTAAGAGCTGGGCGCGATCTACATTTTCAGATGTAATAATATCGGTGACTTGTGGGGTGCCCATGGTCAATGTACCTGTTTTGTCAAAAGCCACAACCCGCGTGCGAGCCATATTCTCCATATGGGCACCTCCCTTGAAAAGAATGCCACGACGGGCGCTGCTGGACATCGCGGACAGCATGACAGGCATGATGGAAGACACCAATGCACAAGGCGAAGCAACAACCAGAAATACCATCGCTTTATAAAATGCCTCATTCCATGTCCAGCCAAGCAGTAGTGGAGTTCCTGCAATCACAAGTAAAGTCACCCCTACAACAATGCGTGCGTAAATTCCTTCAAACCGCTCCATAAAACGCTGGGAATCCGGCACTTCCGCCTGCGCTTCTTCCACCATTTTAATGATTTTGCCAAACAGTGACCCTTCAGCCGATTTTGTGACCTCTACGTATAAAGCACCCTCCCCGTTTACCGTACCTGCATAGACTTCATCCCCCGCAACTTTGTCCACAGGCAGGGATTCTCCGGTGATGGACGACTGATTGATAAAAGAACTCCCACGGTACAAGACACCATCTGCTGGGATGAGTTCTCCAGGTTTGACCAACAGCAGATCACCCGGCTCCAGATCATCAATAGCCACGAGGTTCATCTGTCCGTCCTCAATACGCAGTGCAGTCTCTGGCTTGAGCGCCAGTAAAGATGAGATATCCTTATGACTTCGCTCTGTCGCATAACTTTCCAACGCACCACTGAGTGCAAAAATAAAGATTAGCATCGCACCTTCATTCCAGTAACCGATGGCTGCTGCCCCAAGGGATGCGGCAATCATCAGAAGGTTTACATCCAGATCACGTTCCTTGACCAGTGTCTCGATACCTTCCTTCGCTTTGGTCCAACCGCCTACGGCATACGCCACAATGTAGAGCATGATGGATAAGGTACCCAAATACGGTGCAGTTCCCCAGGCAATCAGCATCAACAGCCCGCTGCCCAATGCAGATTGCATCTCTTTATTCTGCAACATGGCTCGGAAATCAGGCTTCTTGCTCCCATTGGAGCCGGGTGTTTGGGATGAGCGCTGTTCCGCTTGTTTCTGTCTGTGTAGTGGTTGATGTATCGCTTGCATATGAATCACGTTCCTTTCGAATGGTAGGTTTGCAGATGACGAGTCTGCTAAATTCCGCTCCCAAAAATGAAGTTGTATTGAGAATGAGAGCCATTGTTAATGCCCTAAAAATGACACATGCTGCTGCGGGAATCCCGCAGCAGCATGGTTTTGTGAATGATTTTAAATAATCTCGAATGAGAATGATAATCATTTTTGCGCTTATGCAATTGTGTTTACTCAATACAACTTTTAATCAGTATATGCCTGTGATCCACATTTGTAAATGGCCTTTTTTCGATGGATAGTCATACATGCGTGTTCAAAAAGAAAAAAAGCCGCTGTCCCGGGGGACAACGGCTTTAACCATCTATTGATATTCATATGACCTGTTTATGGCATATCACTTAAGTGATTGTTTACACATCCACCCAAATGCCATTTACGCGCCTACACTTGCTCCCTGACTTGCCTTGATGGCTTGCTCCAGATCATAGATAATGTCTTGAATGTTCTCGGTACCAACAGACAAACGAATCAATTCCGGATTAACCCCTGCTGCGGTTTGTTCATCTTCGGTCAACTGCGCGTGAGTTGTACTTGCCGGGTGAATAATCAGTGACTTGGAATCGCCCACGTTTGCAAGGTGAGAGAACAGTTTGACACTCTCAATCAACTTGCGACCCGCGTCCGCACCACCTTTGATGCCAAAGGTCAGAATCGCACCCTGCCCTCTTGGCAGATACTTCTGTGCAAGCTCATAAGAACCGTGGCTCGGTAGACCTGCATAACTTACCCAAGACACATCCTCATGTTTCTCAAGGAATTCTGCAACCGCAAGGGCGTTGCTACTATGACGCTCTACGCGCAGATGTAATGTCTCGAGTCCTTGCAGCAACAACCAGGAGTTGAATGGAGAGATCGTTGCACCCAGGTCACGCAGAAGTTGTACACGAGCTTTGATAATATAAGCAATCGGTCCAACCGCTTCCGTATATACCACACCGTTATAACTGGAGTCCGGCTCCGTCAATCCAGGGAACTTGCCACTTGCTTTCCAGTCAAATTTTCCGCTATCCACGATAACGCCACCAATGGATGTACCATGACCTCCAATAAATTTCGTTGCAGAGTGCACGACAATATCTGCGCCATGTTCGATTGGACGAAGCAGGTACGGACTTGGGAATGTGTTATCCACGATCAAAGGAATTCCATGTTCATGAGCGATGGCTGCCACCGCTTCAATATCCAGTACATTCCCCTTTGGATTACCGATCGTTTCGGCATACAATGCTTTCGTTTTCTCCGTAATCGCTGCCCGGAAATTCTCAGGATCACTGGAATCCACAAATTTTACGTCCAGACCCAGTTTCGGCAAAGTCGTCGAGAACAGATTGTATGTACCTCCATACAAACTCGCCGAAGATACGATCTCATCACCTGCACCAGCAATATTCAGAAGTGAAAACGTAATGGCTGCCTGACCAGAAGCTGTAGCCAGCGCCCCAGCTCCGCCTTCCAACGCCGCAATCCGTTGCTCAAATACGTCGGTTGTTGGATTCATCAGCCGGGTATAGATGTTGCCAAACTCTTTCAAACCAAACAAGTTAGCTGCATGCTCGGTGTCCTTGAATCCATAGGATGTTGTCTGATACAAGGGTACAGCTCGTGCGTTGGTGGTTGGATCAATCTCCTGGCCTGCATGAATTGCCAATGTTTCAAATGAAAGCTCACGTTCGTTTGACATAAATCTGAATCCTCCCTCGATATATACGTTCTTTAAGTTCATGGTGTCTTCGCATGGTGGCGTATGTTTTCCATATTCTCTCACAAGATGTCGTATTTGAAAAGAATTATTTCCGATTGTTCCGATAAGAAAAATTAAATATGTACATTATCGATTTCTGTACCAAAAAAACCTTTGCACTCGCAAAGGTTTTTCAGCTACTTTGGCTTCGGTATGCAATACCTCATCCTGGGTTTGGTTAGACCCGAACTGCACTCCATACTTCACGCAAATGTTTGGCCGCAGGTACAGCTTCCTCCGCAGTTACGCCTTCAAGTGAAATATCGATATGTGGCTTATACGTTTTTAGCAATTCAAAAAATAACGGATAATCCAGTATGCCTGCCCCAGGTACCGGATTAAACTTCTCTCCCTGTGCATCAAAGGCTACATCTTTGGCATGGATCACAATCATGCGCTGATACAGCGATTCCATCACCTCGCGCAAGAAAGCCCCTTGATCTGCTGCATGTGGTTGCTTGATCAGATTACACGGATCGAACAGCATCCCCAGATTCGATGAAGGAATCTCTTCAAACAAACGTGTCATATGTTCATGGGTATGAAGAGTATGTGTGGACACAGGCTCAATCGCCGCATGCACCCCCCATTTCTCCGCTTCCTCAGCCAACTCCTCAACCGTTTCTTTCAGCACACTCCACGCCTTCTCTTCATATCCATCCGGATGTGTATCCTGATAGGTGTCCAAGCCCCCGGTCTCCGTTGCTACCATGCTGCAACCAAAATCCCGGGCATAACGCAGATGCTCCTTGAATCGATCAATGTCCGCACGTCGTCTTACCGGATCAGGGTCAATCGGATTAATATAACAGCCCAGTACCGCAATCTTCACCCCGCGCTGTGCAAATTGATCTCCTATCTCATTCGCTAGCCCTGGGCTCAGCTTGCCATTCGATGAGTCCACATCGGATAATGCTTTGGCCAGCGCCAGCTGTACGGAATTAAATCCGTTATCCGCAATCGTCTGCGCAAGCTGTGCTGTAGGCTGTTTGCCAAATGTATGTGCCAGAATACCAAGTTTCATCTCACTGCCTCCCTATGCTAATCCGATTATCAAACGATTAACGTGCCATCCAGCCGCCATCGACATTCAGCACATGACCATTCAGATAATCCGAAGCGGCAGATGCCAGAAAGACAACCGGGCCTTTCAGATCTTCAGGTGTTCCCCAACGCCCAGCAGGAATACGGGATGTAATATCCCGGTAACGATTCTCATCCGCACGGATCTGGGTAGTATTATCGGTTTCCATATAACCAGGTGCGATACCGTTAATTTGGATTCCTTTACCTGCCCATTCATTGGCGAGTGCTTTGGTTAAACCGGCAACGCCATGTTTACTGGCTGTATACCCTGGCACATTGATCCCACCTTGATAGGACAACATGGATGCAATATTAATGATTTTGCCACTTCCGCGTTCAATCATATGTCTGCCTGCCAATTGGCTTAGGAAAAATACAGTGTTCAGGTTCAGACCAATTACATCATGCCAGTCCTGCCCTGCATGATCAGCCGCAGGTGTGCGACGAATGATTCCGGCATTGTTGACGAGAATGTCAATTCTGCCCTGGAACGCAAGCGCCTGTTCGAACACAGCCGACAACTCATCTTCACGACTTAAATCCGCTTCAATCACATAAGCTTTGCGTCCGAGTGCTTCAATGGCACTTGCCGTTGCCGCAGGTTTGGAATAAGAGACCAGCACCACATCAGCACCTGCTTCTGCCAAACCAATGGCCATCCCTTGTCCAAGTCCTCCCGAGGTACCTGTCACCAGTGCAACTTGTCCGCTTAAATCAAATGGGTTCATGAATGATTCCTCCGCATGGTTTTGATATGCAATCCTTAGATCCGTCCGTTCTTTAATCCCATGAATAATGAATGAGGTTAACTTTGATAATCCACTGTGACACCGCTCTGCTCGTATAAGGCAACCGTCTCTTCATCCAAACGACTATCGCTGATAATGTAGTCCAGTTGTGAACACTGGGCGAAAGTTCGCAGTGCAAATTGTCCGAATTTATAATGATCCACAACGCCGTATACTTGCTGCGAGGCAGATATCATTGCTTTTTTCAAAGGAACCAGATCTCCCGTGTATATGGATAATCCAAATTCCGGATGAAGGGCCGTCGTGGATATAAAGGCTTTATGAATGTTAAGACTGGATATAAACGCAGCCGTATCATCCCCAACCAGCATATTCCGTACACGAGCCCCGCCAGGCACAACCAGTCGCACTTGCTCCTTTTTGGTCAACTCCGCAATAATAAACAGGTCATTGGTCACCACCGTCAGCGGTTGATTATCGAGACGTTTGGCCATCTCAAGCGTGGTGCTGCCACCATCGAGAGCAACGATATCTCCAGGTCGAATGTAAGCAAGGGCACGTTCAGCAATCTCCGTCTTCTCCGGATGATGCTTCTCGGTAACTCCGCGGCTATTCAAGATCCCATACTGATCATTCTGAGCCAGCATAGCACCACCATGGACACGTACGAGCAGTCCCATACTCTCCAACTTGTCGAGATCCTCTCGCACTGTTTTCCCCGTCACCTGCAACAACTCACTCAGATCACTGACGGTTACTTCCTGGCGCTCCAGCAGAGCCTCCATAATTTTTTCATGTCTTTTCAATGGATTCATCATAATCAACTTCCTATACTACCTGAGTCAAATGAATGAGTGTTCTAGCGTCCATCCTGTCAATTTAACTCAGACATCTGTAATTTATTATTTCAGGTCTTTCATTGCTACGCCGTCCATATCTTCGAACGTCTGGTTCTCACCAGCCATCGCCCAACAGAAGGTGTAATTGCTTGTACCCACACCACTGTGAATGGACCAGCTTGGGGAAATGATCGCCTGGCGATCACGTACAACCAGATGGCGTGTTTCGTTTGGCTCACCCATCATATGGAATACAACACCGTCTTCAGGCAAGTTCCAGTACAAGTATACTTCGGAACGGCGGTTATGGGTATGTGCAGGCATCGTGTTCCACATGTTACCCTTGTCGAGTTCGGTAATGCCCATCACCAACTGACAACTCTGAATTCCACCTTCTCCTTGGTGAATGTAACGATAGATCGTACGCTCATTGGATGTTTCGATGCTGCCCAGATGATTCGGCTGAGCTTGTTCTTGCGTTGCTTTTACTGTTGGATAGGTGTGATGAGCCGGTGTGGATACAAAATAGAATTGGGCAGGCTGAGCCTTGTCACTGCTCGTGAACACAACTTCCTTCACACCTCTACCGATGTAGAGACATTCCTTCGCTCCAATCTCATAACCTTGTCCGTCCGCTGTCACTGTTCCGTGACCACCGACATTAATGATACCGATTTCACGGCGCTCCAGGAAAAAGTTCGTTCCGATATCTTTCAGGTTCACTTCAAGGGTAATGTCCTTGCTCTCAGGTACGGCCGTTCCCACAATATAACGATCCACATGAGAATACACCGTTACCAATTCATCGGTTGCAAACAGTTGCTCCATCAAAAATTCCTCACGCAGGCGAGATGTATCATACGTTTTCACTTCATTGGGATGTGCAGCATAACGATTTTCCATTATTAATCCATTCCTTTCGTCATTTAAATTAGTTGGGATTGAGTTTGATAATGTTCATATAAGTTCATTTTAGTTCATTATGTATCTTTTGTGTACCTTTATTTTCGAAAAAGTAATTTATGTGATAATGAGATTAAGACTTTTTTCCAAGTCTTATGTACTACTGTATTAAGAAAACCTTTCCCTCGATACCCGATTCAGCCGCTGTAATAGCCTGTTGTACATTCGTTAGTTCATACGTCGCCCCAATGTTTGCCATGACAAGTCTCCCTGCTCTGACCAGCTCCATCACCTCATGAAATACCTGTTCCCAGCGTTCTTGCGAACAGCGTTCCACCCAATGTTTTAACCAGAAAAGTTTCACATGAACTTGTGTTCCCCGGGTTACTTCATGCCATAACGGTGTGATCCCCGAAAGCAGTCCTACACTGATGACCGTTCCATTTGGTTTAAGGCAACTCACCAACTGTTCCCCGTCTGTCCCTCCAATACAATCCACGGCAGCATCAGCACCGCACCCTTCTGTTAATTCCGTGATTCTAGCCTGTAGCAACTCTTTCATTGTATTGATAACAGAAGCTGCTCCAAGACGATACAGTTCAGCAGTATGACGATCATCTCTCGTAAGCGCAATCAATTTAAATCCATAGATTTTTGAGATCTGTGCAAAGATTCGCCCGATTGCAGATCCCCCTGCATTCACAATCAGGATATCACCATACGTAAGCTTAAGCACCTCTGTACAGATCAACCAAGCCGTAACCGGATTAATATAGAGCTGACTGGCTGATTGATCATCGATATCATTCGGCACAATAATCGTATGTCGTTCCAATGTCTTCACCACGTCCTGCCAAGTATTCTCACCTTTTAGCGGCAAGACACGGCTCCCCAACATTTGATTGGAAACTCCCGGCCCTACTGCTTCTACTACCCCCACACCCTCAAAACCGGGAACAGCTGGTAATTGGGTACGATGCGGGTAAGCTCCTCGAACAGGAATAATATCGGAGGGATTAATAGGCCGAGCATACATCCTCACTGCTAATTCACCGGGGCCAGGGGGTATCACATCTTTTTCTTCCATACATAACACTTCACTTGGTTCGCCAAAACGATAATAACGGATTACCCTTGCTTTCATTGGTACATCTCCTAAAATAATTTTGCTAAAATTGCTCTAACTAAAATATTGAATATATTTCCAGAGTGTATAACAATAGTATCAATGGTAAATTATTTCATCAACGACTTATTATGATATAATACAACTTTTTTTTCATTAAAATATGCAATAACTTCTGCTTGGAACAAAAAAAGAGCCCCACAACCTTGAATTCCAAGGTCGTGAAGCTCTTTCGTCATATGAATTAATGTGCAACAGCATTGTTAAGCATAATCCAGATCGAACCAATCACGATGGTCATCATAATCAGCAATCCGAAAATAAGTGCCATCACATTCCAGCGTGGTTTCCCTGTTTCACGGATATGCATGAAGAAGAAGAGTTGAACCACAAACTGAAGTGCTGCTGTACCAAGAATCACAATGAGTGTTCCTGTTTTGCCCATCATGTCGTTCAAAACCACAACAAGTGGAATGATTGTCAGTACGACGGACAGAATGAAGCCGATGACATAAGACTTCAGTGAGCCATGTTGTTCATGGCCGTGGGAATCATGTGAGTTGTGTTCTGCCATCTACATCACCCCCAAGAGATAGACGATCGACAGGAGGAAGATCCATACGACGTCCAAGAAGTGCCAGTACAAGCTGATAACGTTGATTTTACCGCGAGTAACATCAGTAATTCCACGTTTTTTCAGTTGTAACATGAGTCCAATCATCCAGATCAGACCAAGCGATACGTGAAGTCCGTGAGTACCCACGAGGGTGAAGAATGCGCCAGAAGCAGCACTCGTTGTAAAGCTAAACCCTTCGTGAATCAACTCAATAAACTCATATACTTCCAGTGCAATAAAGCTTGCACCCAGAACGGCTGTAACAGCCAGCCAACTGATTAATTGTTTTACTTTGCCCTGATTCATCGCCAGAACGGCAAGGCCGCTTGTAAATGAACTTGTGAGCAAGATAAATGTCTCGGCGATAACGCCAGGCATTTTGATCAATTCAGACAAAATCGGTCCGCCCGCCGTATTGTCACGCAACACAATGAAGGTTGCGAACAATACGGAGAACAGGATAACGTCGGAAATCAGGAAGAACCAGAATCCGAGAATTTTCATTTCCTGTGGATCATGATGTCCATGGTCGTGACCATGTGCATGATTCTCACCGTGCTTAGCGGCTGCTTGAGCCATCTATACCGACCCCCTTAACGACGCTTCGGTACGTTTAATTTCGTCGACCGGAATGTAATAATCCGTATCGTATGAGAATGAACGGGCGATCATGCAGATCCCTACGCCAGCGAGTCCAAGAATTGCCATCCACAGCCATCCGAAGACAAAGCCGAACCCGGCGATGAACCAGAAGACAGACATGATGAACGGAATTCCAGAGTTCTTCGGCATATGAATCGGCTCAAGCGGTTGCTCTGGCGGATAGATGCCTTTGGCACGACGTTCTTTCTCTTCCCACCACTCATCAATATCATCTCCGCGCGGTGTAATGGCGAAGTTGTATTCAGGAGCTGGTGAAGGAATTGACCACTCCAGCGTACGGCCATCCCATGGATCGGCGGAAGCTTTGAGTGATTTGTATTTGCGAATACCATCTGCGATTTGTGCAACTTGGAACAGGAATCCGACACCCATCAGGAATGCCCCGATTGTGGATACGAAGTTCAGTTCCCACCAACCAGTATCCCAGCCGTACGTGCTCAGACGACGTGTCATACCCATCAGACCGACAGCGTACTGCGGCATGAAGCAGACATAGAAACCAATATTCCAAGTCCAGAATGCCCATTTGCCCAGTTTCTCTTCAAGTTGGAAACCGAACATTTTAGGCCACCAGTAGTACAGACCTGCGAAGTATCCGAAGACAACGCCACCGATCAATACTTGGTGGAAGTGGGCAATCAGGAAGTAACTGTTATGGAACTGGAAGTCAGCAGGAGCAACGGATAACAGAACGCCTGTCATACCCCCGACAATAAAGCACGGGATGAAGGCAAGTGTCCACATCATCGGAGTCGCCATGCGAATCCTTCCTCGATACATGGTAAACAGCCAGTTGAATATCTTAACTCCTGTTGGAATAGCAATCAACATCGTAGTTACGGCGAAGAATGCATTCACGTCTGCTCCGGAACCCATCGTGAAGAAGTGATGCGCCCATGTGAAGAAGGACAGGAAGCTGATGATCAACATCGCGAATACCATCGACTTGTAGCCAAACAGTTTTTTCCGAGAGAAGGTACTTACAATCTCGGAGAACACACCGAATGCCGGCAAGACGACAATGTATACCTCAGGGTGACCCCACATCCAGATCAAGTTGATATACATCATTGGGTTACCGCCCAGATCAAGTGTGAAGAAATGCGCCCCGGCAAACCTGTCGAGGAATAACAATGCAAGTGTCACGGTCAAGATCGGGAAAGCAAACAAGATAATGATACAAGTGGAGAATACCGACCATGTGAACATCGGCATTTTCATCCATCTCATGCCTGGCGCACGCATTTTAATGATGGTAACCAGGAAGTTGATACCGGTAGCCAGGGAACCGATACCCGATATCTGTATACCCCATATATAGAAGTTCTGTCCTACCCCCGGACTGTGTGACAGCTCCGATAGAGGCGGATAACTCAGCCATCCTGCATCCGGTGAACCACCGATAACGAAGGACAGGTTAAACAGCATTGCGCCCAAGAAGAACAGCCAGAAGCTGAGTGCATTCAAGAACGGGAACGCAACGTCTCTTGCTCCGATCTGTAGTGGTACGATAACGTTAAATAGACCAAACATAAATGGCATCGCCATGAACAAGATCATGATGGTACCGTGAGTTGTGAAGACCTGATTATAGTGTTCAGGATTTAGAAATTCATTGTTAGGCATAGCCAGCTGAAGGCGCATCATTAGCGCATCCACACCACCACGGAATAACATGATAATGGAAGCGATGATATACATGATACCGATCTTTTTGTGATCGACGGTAGTTAACCAGTTACGCCAGAGCCAGCCCCATTTTTTGAAATAAGTTAGTACCGCTACAATAGTAATCATGGTAATTCCGATAGCTACCATCGCACCATAGATGAGCGGATCACCGGTTACGAAAAACTCCGATGCAAACTCTTTAAGTCCCTCTAACATTGGGGGCCTCCTTTCGAATCTTTAGTTAGCACTCTTGTCCTCGTCTTGATTGGACGTATCAGTTGCATTTTGAATGGCTCCAGAAGCTTCTTTTGAAGTTCCATGCTTACTGTGAGCACTTTGACCATCTACTACATACTTGGTCACAATATTTTGGAACAATCCTTCTGGGAAGGCAGAATAATAAGCAACATTGCTTGTTCCTGGCTCAGCCAGTGCATTGTAACCTTCTGTGGTCAATTCCTGGGAACTTTGTTTCACTTCAGCTACCCATTTGTCAAAATCTTCGTCCGATGTAGCATTCACATCAAAACGCATTTCTCCAAAATGCTCACCTGTGAAGTTAGCGCCTGAACCCCAATATTTGCCTTCGTGATCTGCCTGCAAGTACAAGGTCATCGCCATACCCGACATCGTGTAAATCTGTCCACCAAGCTGCGGAATCCAGAATGAGTTCATCGGTGAATCCGCGGTGAGCTCAAATTTCACAGGCCGATCTGCCGGAATATTCAACGTATTAACCGTTGCAATTCCTTGTTCTGGATACATAAACAGCCATTTCCAGTCCAGTGAAGACACTTGGATGGTAATTGGTGCTTTCTCGTGAGCCAACGGCTTCGAAGGTTCCAGAACATAAGTGTAACGAATCGTTACAATTGCAAGTATTCCAATAATAATAATTGGAACCGTCCACCAGATTGCCTCTGCCTTCGTACTATGAGACCAGTTAGGCTCATAAGCTGCTTTGTTATCCGGCTTATCGCGGTAACGCCATACGATTACGGCAGACAAAATGAGTACTGGCACAATAATGACAGCACACAAAATTGTCGAAATGACAATCAAATCTCTCTGCGAAGCGCCAATTGGCCCCTTCGGATCCAGAACAACGTACTGTCCGCCTGCCAGCATTGGCCAGACAATCAATGCAATTGTAACCAACGTCAGGACAACCGGAATGATAATCCGGATTAGCGACCTAGGTTTCTTGTTCATTTTGATCCCCTCTCCTTAA
This Paenibacillus xylanexedens DNA region includes the following protein-coding sequences:
- the cyoC gene encoding cytochrome o ubiquinol oxidase subunit III; protein product: MAQAAAKHGENHAHGHDHGHHDPQEMKILGFWFFLISDVILFSVLFATFIVLRDNTAGGPILSELIKMPGVIAETFILLTSSFTSGLAVLAMNQGKVKQLISWLAVTAVLGASFIALEVYEFIELIHEGFSFTTSAASGAFFTLVGTHGLHVSLGLIWMIGLMLQLKKRGITDVTRGKINVISLYWHFLDVVWIFLLSIVYLLGVM
- the cyoA gene encoding ubiquinol oxidase subunit II — its product is MNKKPRSLIRIIIPVVLTLVTIALIVWPMLAGGQYVVLDPKGPIGASQRDLIVISTILCAVIIVPVLILSAVIVWRYRDKPDNKAAYEPNWSHSTKAEAIWWTVPIIIIGILAIVTIRYTYVLEPSKPLAHEKAPITIQVSSLDWKWLFMYPEQGIATVNTLNIPADRPVKFELTADSPMNSFWIPQLGGQIYTMSGMAMTLYLQADHEGKYWGSGANFTGEHFGEMRFDVNATSDEDFDKWVAEVKQSSQELTTEGYNALAEPGTSNVAYYSAFPEGLFQNIVTKYVVDGQSAHSKHGTSKEASGAIQNATDTSNQDEDKSAN
- a CDS encoding cbb3-type cytochrome c oxidase subunit I, producing the protein MLEGLKEFASEFFVTGDPLIYGAMVAIGITMITIVAVLTYFKKWGWLWRNWLTTVDHKKIGIMYIIASIIMLFRGGVDALMMRLQLAMPNNEFLNPEHYNQVFTTHGTIMILFMAMPFMFGLFNVIVPLQIGARDVAFPFLNALSFWLFFLGAMLFNLSFVIGGSPDAGWLSYPPLSELSHSPGVGQNFYIWGIQISGIGSLATGINFLVTIIKMRAPGMRWMKMPMFTWSVFSTCIIILFAFPILTVTLALLFLDRFAGAHFFTLDLGGNPMMYINLIWMWGHPEVYIVVLPAFGVFSEIVSTFSRKKLFGYKSMVFAMLIISFLSFFTWAHHFFTMGSGADVNAFFAVTTMLIAIPTGVKIFNWLFTMYRGRIRMATPMMWTLAFIPCFIVGGMTGVLLSVAPADFQFHNSYFLIAHFHQVLIGGVVFGYFAGLYYWWPKMFGFQLEEKLGKWAFWTWNIGFYVCFMPQYAVGLMGMTRRLSTYGWDTGWWELNFVSTIGAFLMGVGFLFQVAQIADGIRKYKSLKASADPWDGRTLEWSIPSPAPEYNFAITPRGDDIDEWWEEKERRAKGIYPPEQPLEPIHMPKNSGIPFIMSVFWFIAGFGFVFGWLWMAILGLAGVGICMIARSFSYDTDYYIPVDEIKRTEASLRGSV